The following nucleotide sequence is from Thermostaphylospora chromogena.
CCGTTCGACGCGCCTGATCTAGTGGATCAAGCGGTCGATATGGTGAAGGCATGCGGTTTGTGAAGGGGCACGGTACCGAGAACGACTTCGTCATCCTGCCCGACCCGGACAACGAGCTCGATCTGTCCGCGTCGATCGTGGAGACGCTCTGCGAGCGTAGGAGAGGGATCGGGGCCGATGGCGTCCTGCACGTGGTCCGCACCAAGACCGTGCCGGAGGCCGCCGCGATGGCGGACGAGGCCGAGTGGTTCATGGATTACCGCAACGCCGACGGCGGGTTGGCCGAGATGTGCGGTAACGGCGTCCGCGTCTTCGCGCGCTACCTGGTGGACGCCGGGCTGGCCGAGCCGGGGGAGCTCCCGATCGCGACGCGCGGCGGTGTGCGCCGGGTACGGCTGGCGCGCGAGGGCGACGTCACGGTGGACATGGGCCCGGCCCGCATCCTCGGCGAGAGCGTCGCGACGCTGGGCGGGAACGAGTATTCCGGCCTGCACGTGGAGGTCGGCAACCCGCATCTCGCCTGCGTGATCGGTGATCCGGTGGGCCAGGTCGACCTGAGCCACCAGCCGGGGTTCGACACCTCCCGTTTCCCGCAGGGGGTGAACGTGGAGCTGGTCAACCCGGTGGGACCGCGGCGGGCGGTGATGCGCGTCTACGAGCGCGGGTCGGGGGAGACGCGCTCGTGCGGGACCGGCGCGGTGGCGTCGGCGGTGGCGGCCGCGCATCTGGCGGGGGAGACCACGGGCACGTGGACGGTGGAGGTGCCCGGTGGTGCGCTGACCGTGGAACTGGGGGAGGAGACGACGTACCTGTCGGGTCCCGCGGTGCTGGTGGCGTCGGGGGAGTGGCTGCTCGCCTGAGCCTTCCCCAGCGGAGGTTCCCCGGCCGTCGTGCTCCGGCGTCCGGTGGGAGGATCCGGCCCGGACCCGCGATCGGCGGCGGATCGGCGCCCACTGGAACTTGCAGAATCTCCTTCTGTTGGAGATCCTGGGTTCGCTTTTCCAACTCAGGAGGTGGGCGGCATGGCTGACCCGCGTATCACGGCGGAGGCGGTCAAGGAGACGATCGGGCGGCTCGGCGGTGGCTTCATGATCTCCCGCGAGGCCAAGGCGCTGTGCGAGCGGACCGGGCTCGGCGGGCGGGAGATGTACTTCCGCGGCCGGTGCGGCGTGCTGGGCGAGGTGCACGCCGACGTGGTCGCGTCGGTGTGCGTGTTCTTCGAACCCGGGCACGTCCGTGAGAGCTGGGACGGCGGGCGCGCCGTGCCCGCGGCCGAGGCCGCCGGGATGTACGCCGAGGCCTGTGACGAGTGGGGGCGGCGCAGGCTGACCGGGCTGCCGGAAGCCGAGCGCCTGGTCGAACTGCTCGAACCGGTCGTGGCCGCCGCCGACGGATACGGCGCGCCGCTGTTCGCGGGCTGGCGCGCGCTGCCGCTGCCCGACGACACGCCCGCGCGGCTGGCCCGCCTGATGCATCTGGTGCGGGAGTTGCGCGGCGGCCTGCATGCGGTGGCCGTGCTGTCCGTCGGCCTGACGCCGCTGGAGGCGACGTTGGCCGTCGCGCATCCCGGCAATCCGGCGCGGCTGCCCGACGGGCCGGCCCAGGCCCGGTTCATGAGGTGGCCGGAGCCGTACCCGGAGCTCGGCCCCGACATCGTGAAAAAGCGGGCAAAAGCGGAGGAACTTACCGACGAGCTGGTCGCTCCCGCCTGGTCGGTGCTCGGCGATACGGACCGAGACGACCTGATTCACCTGCTGGAACGCATCCATAACGCCTGAAGGCGTTTGGGGCACGGTCGGTGAGCTGGCAGACTTGCTGCCCATGGACGTGGACATCTGGGCATGGGTCGGCGACATCCAGCGGCGATTGCAAGAAGCCGGGAACACCGGCCTGGCGATCGCGCTTGGCGACCTCCCCGCGCAGGCGTACGAGGGACGGTACGCACAGCTCGACGTGGTGGCGCCGGCGGTTGCCGGGGAGGCCGAGAAGCTGGAGCTGCCCTGGCTGGAGTTCTACGCCCGCTACTGGCATCTGATGGGGCGCATCGGCGACCGCGCCCAGGGGGCCGTCGCGCTGGGGGACGCGCGTCAGCTGGTCGCCCTCACCGAACGCGAGGACATCCGTGACTGTCCGGCGGTGCCCGCCGCGCACGAGGCCCTGGCCATCGCGCTGGCCAACACCGACGGCCCCGGCTACGCGGCGGAGAGGCTGAGTCTGCTCGGCTCCGCTCTCGACGGCGTCGAGCCCGCCTCCCCGGCCTTCTCCGGCCTCACCGGCCAGTACGTCGCGGCTCTGCTGGACGCGGGGCGTGCCGAGGAGGCCGTGACGTACGCCGAGGCCGCGGTCGAGCGGCTGCGCGGCGCGGAGCGGGAGGCGAGCTGGGAGCTGGCCGCCACCTCCGCCCGGGCGCTGCTCGCCGTCGGCCGCGCCGCCGACGCGCTGACCGCCGTCGACGCCGCGAAGGACTTCAAGGCCGACGACCCGGTGGCCAAGCCGCACCGCGAGGGTGTGCTGCGTGCGCTGATCCTCGGCACGCTGGGCCGTACGACCGAGGCCGTGCAGGCGCTGCCCGACCTGAACGTGATCAGCGACCATCCGCGCGTGTTCGTCGAGTGGGCCACGACCGTGCGGCTGCTGTCCGGATCCGACCTGATCGCCAACAGCTGGCAGCTCGGCCGTGTCCTGCGCCAGTGGATCGATTACTTCGCGATGATGGGCGGCTACCGCGCCCGCGTGGAGCTCGCGCTCGTCGCCGGGGATCTGGCGCTCGGCCGTAGGAGCGTCTGGCAGGCCGAGAGCCTCGCCGCCATCGCCACCGCCGGCATGGCCGAACTGCAGGACGCCGAGGGCCTGGAAGAGCGCATCGAGGCCCTGCGCACCGCCGCGGCCGCCACCACTCCGCCCGAACCGCCGGGACCGCTGGAGGAGCGGGTCGCCCTGTTCGACGCCGCCGACGGCTTCAACGCCGACCCCGAGCAGTGGGTCGGCTGGCTGGAGCCGCTGTCCGGCACCGACTTCGCGGCCACCCGGCGGCACACCACCACGCTCGGCTTCCTCGGCTATCCCGCGCGCGGCGCCGACATCTACTGGGACATGCTCGTCGTGCGCGGTGAGCTCGCCCGCGCCGAGGAGGACGACATCGCCTACCTCGCCGGCCTGCTCATCGAGGCCCGGCAGGACGAGCGGCTGGAGCAGTTCGCGGCCATGCTGCCCGACGCCCAGCGCCACCTCGCCCTCGCCCGGCTCCACCGGGCGCGGGAGCGCTGGCAGGAGACCCTCACCGAGGCCGAGGCGGCGCTCGCCGCCGGAGCGGGGCGCGACGCCCGTCGTCTGATCGCCGGCGCGGCCCAGCAGCTCGACGACAACGCCAGGGGCGCTCAGGTGCTCCGGGAGGCCCTCGACTCCGGCGAGCTGGAGGAGGAGGACATCTGGCGCATGATCGTCCTCGCCACCTGCGTGGAGGACTGGGACACCGTGCGCGCCGGAGCCGCCAAGATCGGTATGCCGATCGAGTCCACCGAGGGCCCCATCGAGCAGGAGATGGGGCTGATCCGGGTGATCCTGCCCGCGCCCGACGGCGGCCAGCGGGAGGTCCTCGCCGTGCGCACCGGCCCCGCCACCGCCCGGCTGGCCATCCCGCAGCCCGCCGGCATGAACTACAACGCCGGGGACGTGGTCGTCTTCGACCCGCAGCTGCTCGAACCCGTGCCGGAGGACCCCAAGGAGCGCGAGAGCTTCGTGCCGCCGTTCGCCGGAGTGCGGATGCTCCGGCCCGGCGGCTACACCAGCTACTTCTTCGACGGCGCCGCGCCGTCCGAGGCGGACTGGGCCGAATTCAACCAGGTTCTCGCCGAGCGCGGCTGGCCCATGTGGGTCTACAGCGACGAGAACTACACGGTCACCCACCCGACCACGGGCGAGCGTCTGCCCGGGGTCTTCGGCTGGGTGGCCGTCCCGCCGGGCGTCACCCCGGTGGAGGTGGACGCGCTGCTGGACGACGCGACCGAGCGGTGGGTGCACCCGCTGGCCTGGCTCGACCTCGCCCGCGAGATCGGGGTCGAGGTCGAGCGGCACGAGCGCATCGTCAAGGAGTACGGCCTGTAGGCCGGTGGGCGGCGGACCCGGCGGGACGCCGCCGCGGTCACGGAGGCGGACGGTTCGCGGTTCTCACCGCGCCGTCCGCTTCCCGTGTTCTTCTCCCGCTCGGGCGCGTTGCCGTACGGATGCCCGCTCGCCGCGCCATGTGGAGGAACCCCGCAGCCAGGCTAGGGATTTAACGTATTTTTCTCTTTAGCCGATGTTTTTGGCGATGTGGGGGGCTGTGATGGTCGGTCGGAGGATCGCCGCGGGTGTGCTCGCGGCGTTCATGCTCGCCGGATGCGGAGCGCTGGAGGATCTGGCGGGTCTGGACCCCGCGAACGGCGGGACGGGCTCCGGCGCGACCACGGAGAAGGTCGACGTGGCCAAGGCGCGCGACGGCCTGGAGAAGCTTCCGGTCAAGGGCCGCGCGCCGAAGACCGGATTCGACCGTGACAAGTTCGGGCCCGCCTGGGCGGACGTCGACCGCAACGGCTGCGACACCCGCAACGACATCCTCAAACGCGATCTCGTCGACGAGACCTTCAAGGAGGGCACCCACGGCTGCATCGTGCTCACCGGCATCCTCAAAGACCCCTACTCGGGCAAGACGATCGAGTTCAAGCGCGGCCGGGACACCAGCACCGCCGTGCAGATCGACCATGTGGTCGCGCTGGCCGACGCCTGGCAGAAGGGCGCCCAGCAGTGGGATGCGGAGCGACGTAAGCGCTTCGCCAACGATCCGCTGAACCTGCTGGCCGTGGACGGTTCGCTGAACAGTCAGAAGGGGGCGGCCGACGCGGCCACGTGGCTGCCGCCGCGCCGCGCCTTCCGGTGCGCGTACGTGGCCCGGCAGATCGAGGTCAAGGTCAAGTACGAGCTGTGGGTGACCCGGGCGGAGAAGGAGGCCATGGAGCGCGTCCTGGACTCCTGCTGAGCGGATCGCGGCTTGTCTTACAAGTTGTTAACTATCGCCGCTTAAGTAAACTCCCGTACCTGTTTCCGCTACCGTGAGCGACCGAGTCCCATGAAACGGTAAAGGAAAGGTCACGGCCGCCTAGGCGGCTACGGGGGAGGCGAAGAGGTGAACACGCGCAAGAACAGCGGCGCATCCGGCAGGGGCAAGCGGATCCTGATGCGAGGGTTCCTGATGGCGGTGGGTGCCGTCGTGGTGTTCGGTTTCATGCTGAGCGGCTGCTCCCGGGTGAGCACCGAGCCCGACGAGGTGGTGCTGCACTACGCGGGAGGAACCTTCGAAGCGAAGAAGTTCGAACGGTGCATCAACCCCTCCAGCGGCGCCACCCTCCTCGGACCCGGCGACACCGCCTACTCCTACCCCTACGGCCAGCGGACCTTCGACTTCTCCGGCTCGAAGGACGCGGAGTCCGACCCCATCTCCGTCGTCTCCAAGGACAACGTGGAGATGAAGGTCGCCGGATCGGCCACGTTCACGCTCAACACCGACTGCAAGGTACTGCGGCAGTTCCACGAGAAGATCGGGCTGAAGTACAACGCCTACTACGAGGGCGAGACCTCCGAAGGCTGGGACCGGATGCTCAACTTCTACTTCAAGCAGCCGCTCGACCGGGCGATGGACGCCGCCTCGCAGGAGTTCGAGTGGAAGAAGCTGTACAACGATCCGGCCGCCAAGCAGCAGTGGGAGGAGCGGGTCGGAGAACTGGCCCGGCAGTTCATCAAGGAGACCTCCGGCGGGGACTACTTCTGCAACCCCAACTACGCCGGCACCGGCCCGTGCGGTGACGTGGTGCTGACCATACAGAAGCCCGAGCCGCCGGAGTCGCTGGTGAACGCGCTGGCCGCGGAGCAGGCGGCCAAGGCCGAGAACGCCGCCCAGGCGCAGCGCAACGCCAAGATCCGCACCGAGCTGGAGTCGATCAGGGATCTGGCGAAGGTGCTAGGGCCGCAGGGCGCGCTGCTGTGGCAGGCCATCCAGAGCGGCAAGGTGGAGGTCATCCCGGTTCCCCAGGACGGCAGCATCACCATCGCCCCCCAAGGCCGGAACCGGAACAGCCGGGAGTAACCCGGAAGACCGCCCGGGGCGGCGACGACGTCTCATCCAGGCCTCCCGCCCGCGGGGCGGGAGGCCTTCTCCACCGCCCGGCGGGCGCCTTCCGGAAGGCCTGCCGGCCGTCTCCCGGGGCGCCTCAGGAAGGGGTGGAGCCGCGGACGCGCAGGGAGGAGAGCAGTTCGGCGGTTGCGGCGGTCACGGCGTCCACGGCGCGGTCGAACGCCTCCCGGTTGTGCCCCGCCGGCGTGCGGAAACCGGAGACCTTGCGGACATACTGCAGAGCCGCGGCCCGCACGTCCTCCTCGGTGACGTTCTCGCTGAACGGCGGGCGCAGGGTTTTGATGCTTCGGCACATGCCTCCATCATCGCCCCACCCCCGGAGTGTTCGCACGAATGTTCGGGGAAAGCTTCGCCGTCGTGCGGTCAGGCGTCCGCGGGGCGGGAACGGCCGCCCGCCCGCGGAGCCAGCTC
It contains:
- a CDS encoding DUF2277 domain-containing protein; this translates as MCRSIKTLRPPFSENVTEEDVRAAALQYVRKVSGFRTPAGHNREAFDRAVDAVTAATAELLSSLRVRGSTPS
- a CDS encoding SCO6745 family protein, yielding MADPRITAEAVKETIGRLGGGFMISREAKALCERTGLGGREMYFRGRCGVLGEVHADVVASVCVFFEPGHVRESWDGGRAVPAAEAAGMYAEACDEWGRRRLTGLPEAERLVELLEPVVAAADGYGAPLFAGWRALPLPDDTPARLARLMHLVRELRGGLHAVAVLSVGLTPLEATLAVAHPGNPARLPDGPAQARFMRWPEPYPELGPDIVKKRAKAEELTDELVAPAWSVLGDTDRDDLIHLLERIHNA
- a CDS encoding SPFH domain-containing protein — translated: MNTRKNSGASGRGKRILMRGFLMAVGAVVVFGFMLSGCSRVSTEPDEVVLHYAGGTFEAKKFERCINPSSGATLLGPGDTAYSYPYGQRTFDFSGSKDAESDPISVVSKDNVEMKVAGSATFTLNTDCKVLRQFHEKIGLKYNAYYEGETSEGWDRMLNFYFKQPLDRAMDAASQEFEWKKLYNDPAAKQQWEERVGELARQFIKETSGGDYFCNPNYAGTGPCGDVVLTIQKPEPPESLVNALAAEQAAKAENAAQAQRNAKIRTELESIRDLAKVLGPQGALLWQAIQSGKVEVIPVPQDGSITIAPQGRNRNSRE
- a CDS encoding HNH endonuclease family protein, translated to MVGRRIAAGVLAAFMLAGCGALEDLAGLDPANGGTGSGATTEKVDVAKARDGLEKLPVKGRAPKTGFDRDKFGPAWADVDRNGCDTRNDILKRDLVDETFKEGTHGCIVLTGILKDPYSGKTIEFKRGRDTSTAVQIDHVVALADAWQKGAQQWDAERRKRFANDPLNLLAVDGSLNSQKGAADAATWLPPRRAFRCAYVARQIEVKVKYELWVTRAEKEAMERVLDSC
- the dapF gene encoding diaminopimelate epimerase gives rise to the protein MRFVKGHGTENDFVILPDPDNELDLSASIVETLCERRRGIGADGVLHVVRTKTVPEAAAMADEAEWFMDYRNADGGLAEMCGNGVRVFARYLVDAGLAEPGELPIATRGGVRRVRLAREGDVTVDMGPARILGESVATLGGNEYSGLHVEVGNPHLACVIGDPVGQVDLSHQPGFDTSRFPQGVNVELVNPVGPRRAVMRVYERGSGETRSCGTGAVASAVAAAHLAGETTGTWTVEVPGGALTVELGEETTYLSGPAVLVASGEWLLA